In the genome of Dunckerocampus dactyliophorus isolate RoL2022-P2 chromosome 6, RoL_Ddac_1.1, whole genome shotgun sequence, one region contains:
- the atad5b gene encoding ATPase family AAA domain-containing protein 5b, producing MSVKGCIQYFTEGVFWPDRSTKEVEDTPVFLGSPLQHASNRNGHGCIPPQSEDGMRMRQKGPLVPLSCQSWGRNVSPSSLHSFLKEIQASNTAFPVHSVFGTLQRKATDMLQDDKLTGENHFHSRCQHSDKKRKQELGSCETGPKRLRSSNVTATANWLSMETTQPRVSKLSRTRKLKQQAAGENGTSHTEISKTCDVIQKDSSCDDVLWTDKYSPQCASELIGNSLQVNKLHSWLKKWKQRADCDERRPAEQIKPNKKGGGDVSTQDSWDCGDFQGEVGSAEHAEKPPLCNTMLITGPSGVGKTASVYACAQELGFKVFEVNSSSQRCGRQILCQLKEVTQSHLVETAGKDPLKPAYFNNYSTRRSCSPKSETLVEKMSAPKKVTLGSKTRSAQKRGRLRTAGKESPAAVTLTNYFKMKARADHLCGPSLSEKRDKIPSGSDQTAQENKKGAMSLILFEEVDVVFEDDVGFLAAIKTFMTTTKRPVVLTTNDPTFRERFSSSLEEVVFRTPSAVNVCSYLQLVCLAEGVKMELDDVRCLHTLTSGDVRRCLLQLQLWVNSVKGLPEEHLRTHIEGEQCFSHSAGCTASMLGLHPVGHVLNPLKDSSWTEVDMNKLAESWRRNVPLLYSNLELLLPIKAVQGTAVPSAPDTKPMRNGPRLSNRIVEGSSLTHRAQRNSSILKAKSHHISQQTAAKVEFQTLNSLADFFDLMSYLDNTTAAAAPHTKEFVWTGSDRKDGLLDEMSEVEERGSQSQERLLEIRSAVEGLGCRRCLTEAGTCRWEQGDMRWSLTYQPLCDPIVSQRRYRLSRAVLNSRSFSLLGNRQAVCVDYMPAIRSISRSLRQQDGEPARCVNYLYNLHLCLCKTTLRLLAEDFSSISLAI from the exons ATGTCCGTCAAAGGATGTATACAGTACTTTACCGAGGGTGTATTCTGGCCGGACAGGAGCACTAAGGAAGTTGAAGACACACCAGTTTTCTTGGGTTCACCACTGCAGCACGCCAGTAACAGAAACGGGCATGGGTGTATTCCGCCACAGAGTGAAGATGGAATGAGAATGAGGCAGAAGGGCCCATTAGTGCCTTTATCATGTCAGTCGTGGGGAAGAAATGTATCACCTTCATCTCTGCACAGCTTTTTGAAGGAAATCCAAGCGTCCAACACAGCATTCCCTGTGCATAGTGTGTTTGGAACGCTGCAGAGGAAAGCCACAGATATGCTACAAGATGATAAACTAACAG GAGAGAACCACTTCCATTCTCGTTGTCAACACTCGGATAAGAAGAGGAAACAAGAGCTGGGCAGCTGTGAGACAGGGCCCAAACGTCTGAGATCTAGTAATGTGACTGCCACAGCAAATTGGCTTTCCATGGAGACGACTCAGCCCAGAGTGAGCAAACTGAGTCGTACTCGGAAACTCAAGCAGCAGGCTGCCGGTGAAAATGGGACAAGTCACACAGAAATCAGCAAAACATGTGATGTTATCCAAAAAG ATTCTAGTTGTGATGATGTTCTGTGGACGGACAAGTACAGTCCTCAGTGTGCCAGTGAACTTATTGGGAATTCTCTCCAAGTGAACAAGTTGCACAG TTGGttgaaaaaatggaaacaacGAGCCGACTGCGATGAGAGGCGGCCAGCAGAGCAAATTAAACCCAATAAAAAGGGTGGCGGGGACGTTTCCACTCAAG ATTCATGGGATTGTGGTGACTTCCAGGGTGAGGTTGGCTCAGCGGAGCACGCAGAGAAGCCCCCGCTGTGTAACACCATGCTCATAACTGGGCCTTCAGGTGTTGGCAAGACTGCATCGGTGTACGCTTGCGCTCAGGAGCTTGGCTTCAAG GTGTTTGAGGTGAACTCATCCTCACAGCGCTGCGGCCGTCAGATTCTGTGTCAGCTAAAGGAGGTGACTCAGTCACACCTGGTGGAGACAGCTGGGAAGGACCCGCTGAAGCCAGCTTACTTCAACAACTACAGCACCAGAAGAAGTTGCTCTCCGAAAAGTGAAACTTTAGTGG aaaaaatgtcCGCTCCCAAAAAGGTCACCCTCGGCTCAAAGACCCGATCAGCACAGAAGCGTGGCCGCCTCAGAACCGCAGGAAAAGAGAGTCCAGCCGCAGTCACTTTAACAAACTACTTCAAAATGAAGGCCAGAGCAGATCACCTCTGTGGTCCGTCGCTGTCTGAGAAGCGAGACAAAATACCTTCTGGCTCTGATCAAACAGCACAAgagaataaaaaaggagccatgTCACTGATTTTGTTTGAGGAG GTTGATGTCGTATTTGAAGATGACGTTGGCTTCCTGGCAGCCATCAAGACGTTCATGACAACCACTAAAAGGCCAGTGGTTCTTACCACTAATG ATCCAACTTTCCGAGAGAGATTCAGTAGCAGCCTGGAAGAAGTCGTTTTCAGGACACCGTCAGCG GTGAATGTCTGCAGCTACCTGCAGCTGGTGTGTTTGGCTGAGGGCGTGAAAATGGAATTGGACGACGTGAGATGCCTCCACACACTCACCAGTGGCGACGTCAGACGTTGTCTCCTCCAGCTGCAGTTGTGGGTGAACAGTGTTAAAGGCCTCCCAGAGGAACACCTAC GCACTCATATAGAAGGGGAACAGTGCTTTAGTCATAGTGCAGGTTGCACTGCCAGCATGTTGGGTCTCCACCCTGTCGGCCATGTTCTGAACCCTCTAAAG GATTCGTCATGGACTGAAGTGGACATGAACAAGCTGGCTGAGAGCTGGAGGAGAAATGTACCTTTACTGTACTCCAACCTGGAGCTGCTTTTACCCATCAAGGCCGTACAAGGAACAGCTGTCCCTTCAGCACCAGACACCAAACCAATGCGCAACGGACCTCGGCTTAGCAACAGGATTGTAGAGGGGTCCAGTTTGACACACAGAGCACAAAGAAACTCCTCAATTTTGAAAGCAAAGTCACATCACATTAGTCAGCAAACCGCAGCCAAAGTAGAATTTCAAACTTTGAACTCTCTGGCTGACTTCTTTGACCTCATGTCATACCTCGAtaacacaacagcagcagcagctccacacACAAAGGAGTTTGTTTGGACAGGATCTGACAGGAAAGATGGCTTGTTGGATGAAATGAGCGAGGTGGAGGAAAGAGGGAGTCAGAGCCAGGAGAGGTTGCTGGAAATTCGGTCAGCTGTGGAGGGTTTGGGATGTCGCAGGTGTTTGACTGAAGCTGGGACATGCAGGTGGGAACAAGGTGACATGAGGTGGAGCTTGACCTATCAACCTTTGTGTGACCCAAT TGTTTCCCAGAGGAGGTACAGGCTGAGCCGGGCGGTGCTGAACAGTCGCTCCTTTAGCCTGTTGGGAAACAGACAGGCGGTATGCGTTGACTACATGCCAGCAATCCGCTCTATCAGTCGCTCTTTGAGGCAACAAGATGGCGAGCCAGCcag GTGTGTGAACTACCTCTACAACTTACACCTGTGCCTCTGCAAGACAACTTTACGCCTTCTGGCTGAAGATTTCTCCAGCATAAGTTTGGCAATCTAA
- the tefm gene encoding transcription elongation factor, mitochondrial isoform X1, with protein MWVARRVLSSVARNYQYVGQPRLFRQPRPGCLPEAELRYLQCTCCWRSRIPVAGIESLTTAVSPPSAGPCEEEEHGAPLDFYYTAEQRDTILQLLNTASAAELSSVKLLRGRKCNNIVDYRSKHGPFRTLESVVNVPLLKHKSAVVVFNSILNPVKKDKKVRIQLAKFIRPEVDRSWLEDANSIVSLVCATNRIAWAHVDRAMTVLDWQHLDCPNFLKGTYMASAYLHDVSAVVTLLPSADFYIIEKPSISVQNTALFPVMAHMRTVEAMLFALLEPRNLPSDSNIPPRVLNMMRTAVGRHFGLMVGEARTSGAQVVRRLMTESVTQKLPRINIPPELLVKYRNSFQMSSIRKGAGGEELCDALLQAVAFYELLSESLS; from the exons ATGTGGGTCGCCAGGCGGGTTCTGTCGTCTGTTGCTCGTAATT ATCAGTATGTGGGCCAGCCACGCTTGTTCCGCCAACCTCGGCCAGGCTGTCTCCCTGAGGCGGAGCTGCGCTACCTCCAGTGCACGTGTTGCTGGAGGAGCAGAATCCCTGTTGCCGGTATAGAGAGCCTAACCACCGCTGTCTCTCCGCCGTCAGCGGGGCCgtgtgaggaagaggagcacGGAGCTCCTTTGGACTTTTACTACACCGCCGAACAGCGAGACACCATCCTGCAGCTACTCAACACTGCCTCGGCCGCGGAGCTGTCTAGTGTCAAGCTCCTGAGAGGACGCAAGTGCAACAACATAGTGGACTACAGGAGCAAGCATGGACCGTTTAGGACCTTGGAGAGTGTGGTGAACGTACCGCTGCTGAAGCACAAAAGCGCCGTTGTCGTCTTCAACTCCATTCTCAACCCGGTGAAGAAGGACAAGAAAGTGCGGATCCAGTTGGCCAAGTTCATTAGGCCAGAGGTGGACAGGTCCTGGCTGGAG GATGCCAACTCCATTGTGTCACTAGTGTGTGCAACTAATAGAATAGCCTGGGCACACGTGGACAGAGCGATGACAGTGTTGGACTGGCAGCACCTTGACTGTCCAAACTTCCTGAAGGGGACATACATGGCATCTGCCTACCTTCATGAT GTGTCAGCAGTGGTGACCCTCCTACCTTCAGCTGACTTCTACATCATTGAGAAACCATCCATCTCAGTCCAGAACACAGCTTTATTCCCTGTCATGGCGCACATGAGGACGGTGGAGGCCATGTTGTTTGCTCTCTTGGAGCCCAGAAACCTCCCGTCAGATTCCAACATTCCTCCCAG AGTCCTGAATATGATGCGCACCGCTGTGGGACGCCACTTTGGACTGATGGTGGGTGAGGCGCGGACCAGCGGGGCTCAGGTAGTGCGGCGGCTGATGACCGAGTCGGTGACGCAGAAGTTGCCGCGGATAAACATTCCACCGGAGCTGCTGGTGAAGTACAGGAACTCGTTCCAGATGAGCAGCATCAgaaaaggagcaggaggagAGGAGCTTTGCGATGCTCTATTGCAGGCAGTTGCTTTTTACGAGCTGCTCAGTGAATCCCTTAGTTAG
- the tefm gene encoding transcription elongation factor, mitochondrial isoform X2, translating to MWVARRVLSSVARNSGPCEEEEHGAPLDFYYTAEQRDTILQLLNTASAAELSSVKLLRGRKCNNIVDYRSKHGPFRTLESVVNVPLLKHKSAVVVFNSILNPVKKDKKVRIQLAKFIRPEVDRSWLEDANSIVSLVCATNRIAWAHVDRAMTVLDWQHLDCPNFLKGTYMASAYLHDVSAVVTLLPSADFYIIEKPSISVQNTALFPVMAHMRTVEAMLFALLEPRNLPSDSNIPPRVLNMMRTAVGRHFGLMVGEARTSGAQVVRRLMTESVTQKLPRINIPPELLVKYRNSFQMSSIRKGAGGEELCDALLQAVAFYELLSESLS from the exons ATGTGGGTCGCCAGGCGGGTTCTGTCGTCTGTTGCTCGTAATT CGGGGCCgtgtgaggaagaggagcacGGAGCTCCTTTGGACTTTTACTACACCGCCGAACAGCGAGACACCATCCTGCAGCTACTCAACACTGCCTCGGCCGCGGAGCTGTCTAGTGTCAAGCTCCTGAGAGGACGCAAGTGCAACAACATAGTGGACTACAGGAGCAAGCATGGACCGTTTAGGACCTTGGAGAGTGTGGTGAACGTACCGCTGCTGAAGCACAAAAGCGCCGTTGTCGTCTTCAACTCCATTCTCAACCCGGTGAAGAAGGACAAGAAAGTGCGGATCCAGTTGGCCAAGTTCATTAGGCCAGAGGTGGACAGGTCCTGGCTGGAG GATGCCAACTCCATTGTGTCACTAGTGTGTGCAACTAATAGAATAGCCTGGGCACACGTGGACAGAGCGATGACAGTGTTGGACTGGCAGCACCTTGACTGTCCAAACTTCCTGAAGGGGACATACATGGCATCTGCCTACCTTCATGAT GTGTCAGCAGTGGTGACCCTCCTACCTTCAGCTGACTTCTACATCATTGAGAAACCATCCATCTCAGTCCAGAACACAGCTTTATTCCCTGTCATGGCGCACATGAGGACGGTGGAGGCCATGTTGTTTGCTCTCTTGGAGCCCAGAAACCTCCCGTCAGATTCCAACATTCCTCCCAG AGTCCTGAATATGATGCGCACCGCTGTGGGACGCCACTTTGGACTGATGGTGGGTGAGGCGCGGACCAGCGGGGCTCAGGTAGTGCGGCGGCTGATGACCGAGTCGGTGACGCAGAAGTTGCCGCGGATAAACATTCCACCGGAGCTGCTGGTGAAGTACAGGAACTCGTTCCAGATGAGCAGCATCAgaaaaggagcaggaggagAGGAGCTTTGCGATGCTCTATTGCAGGCAGTTGCTTTTTACGAGCTGCTCAGTGAATCCCTTAGTTAG